One stretch of Malus domestica chromosome 14, GDT2T_hap1 DNA includes these proteins:
- the LOC103424425 gene encoding trihelix transcription factor GTL1-like isoform X1 has protein sequence MQQPAAGGAGGSQTHYGGAGEMSAAEAAAAEQGQLVVEAASPISSRPPASAAVNLDELMTLSGAAAAAEDALADRGGGGGSTGNRWPRQETLALLKIRSDMDVAFRDATLKGPLWEDVSRKLAELGYRRNAKKCKEKFENVHKYYKRTKEGRAGRQDGKSYKFFSELEALHGTAATAAATTANVSASPAVHAASPNPVSVGLGSASNPMPISSFRMSHQQQPPSSTAIPIIPSSQPTATPTDFNFSSNSSSTSPGTDDDDDDDDAEGERSSRKRKRGSASTSTGISGGGSTRKMMDFFEVLMKQVMQKQESMQQRFLEVIEKREQDRTIREEAWKRQEMARLTREQELMSQERAISASRDAAIISFLQKITGQTIQLPPPVNVHAAPPPPVPPSVSVVTPLPQTTPQPTTQTYQTPQQQQPQPPQQMQQVRHVQQTQAVQPVMAVPEQQVPPTAQENIGSGGGGGSSEPASSSRWPKAEVLALIKLRSGLESRYQDAGPKGPLWEEISAGMGRMGYNRSCKRCKEKWENINKYFKKVKESNKKRPEDAKTCPYFHELDALYRKRVLGGGSTGGSSSSLGNRLEQQPQQPEQEQVVAGSENKNADDSTDVETNLRANLFGEGTEEAAKKPEDIVKELMEVHDHQQVLQQGHPQHFGVDDCNRVEEADSDNLMDQEEEDMEDEDMDEEDDEETEQERKMAYKIEFQKQNTGPSSNGGGNGAPSFLAMVQ, from the exons ATGCAGCAACCAGCAGCTGGAGGAGCTGGAGGGTCCCAAACCCATTACGGAGGAGCTGGAGAGATGAGTGCTGCTGAAGCTGCGGCGGCGGAGCAAGGCCAGCTGGTGGTGGAAGCGGCGTCCCCAATCAGCAGCAGGCCGCCAGCTTCCGCGGCGGTGAATTTGGACGAGCTCATGACTCTGTCCGGTGCGGCGGCTGCAGCAGAAGATGCTCTCGCGGATCGAGGTGGCGGTGGTGGGTCCACCGGGAACAGATGGCCGCGTCAGGAGACCCTGGCGCTTCTCAAAATCAGGTCCGATATGGATGTGGCCTTCCGTGACGCGACCCTCAAAGGCCCCTTGTGGGAAGATGTCTCCAG GAAACTGGCGGAATTGGGGTACCGAAGAAATGCCAAGAAATGCAAGGAGAAATTCGAAAACGTTCACAAATATTACAAGCGGACAAAAGAAGGCCGCGCGGGACGCCAAGACGGcaaaagctacaagtttttcagCGAGCTGGAGGCTCTACATGGCACCGCCGCCACCGCCGCAGCTACGACAGCCAACGTGTCAGCCTCTCCGGCAGTGCACGCCGCGTCTCCGAATCCGGTTTCTGTCGGGCTCGGATCTGCCAGTAACCCCATGCCCATCTCATCGTTCAGAATGTCACACCAACAACAACCACCTTCCTCCACTGCAATTCCAATAATACCCTCGTCCCAACCTACAGCCACTCCAACGGACTTTAACTTCTCCTCCAACAGCTCGTCGACTTCCCCGGGAACTGACGACGATGACGACGATGATGACGCGGAAGGAGAGCGCTCGAGTCGGAAGCGAAAAAGGGGGAGTGCTAGTACTAGTACCGGAATTAGTGGCGGCGGCAGTACCCGAAAAATGATGGACTTTTTCGAGGTTCTGATGAAGCAAGTGATGCAAAAGCAAGAGAGCATGCAGCAGAGGTTTCTAGAAGTGATAGAGAAGAGGGAGCAGGACAGGACTATCAGGGAGGAGGCGTGGAAACGTCAGGAGATGGCCCGTTTAACTCGCGAGCAGGAGCTCATGAGTCAAGAGCGGGCCATCTCTGCTTCAAGAGATGCCGCCATTATCTCTTTCCTGCAGAAAATTACTGGTCAGACTATTCAGTTGCCTCCGCCGGTCAATGTCCACGCCGCTCCCCCACCACCTGTGCCTCCGTCGGTGTCGGTTGTCACGCCTTTACCACAGACAACGCCACAGCCGACGACACAGACTTATCAAACACCGCAACAGCAACAACCTCAGCCACCGCAACAAATGCAACAAGTTCGTCATGTTCAGCAGACTCAAGCTGTTCAACCGGTGATGGCTGTACCGGAACAGCAGGTACCTCCGACAGCGCAGGAGAATATTGGTAGcggtggaggaggagggagCTCCGAGCCTGCATCATCTTCGAGATGGCCCAAGGCAGAAGTACTGGCGCTGATAAAGTTGAGGAGCGGGCTTGAGTCGAGGTACCAAGATGCAGGGCCGAAAGGCCCACTTTGGGAGGAAATCTCCGCCGGCATGGGGCGGATGGGGTACAATAGGAGTTGCAAGAGGTGCAAGGAGAAATGGGAGAACATCAACAAGTACTTCAAGAAGGTGAAGGAGAGCAACAAGAAGCGGCCCGAGGATGCGAAAACGTGTCCATATTTTCACGAACTAGATGCCCTTTACCGGAAAAGGGTGCTTGGCGGTGGGTCTACCGGCGGCAGCAGCAGCTCATTGGGAAATAGGCTAGAACAACAACCGCAACAACCTGAACAGGAGCAAGTAGTGGCCGGatcagaaaacaagaatgcagaTGATAGCACAGATGTGGAAACAAATTTGAGAGCTAACCTCTTTGGAGAGGGAACAGAAGAGGCTGCCAAGAAG CCAGAAGACATTGTGAAGGAGTTGATGGAGGTGCATGATCACCAACAAGTCCTCCAACAAGGGCACCCACAACATTTTGGAGTAGATGACTGCAATAGGGTGGAGGAAGCGGATAGCGATAATCTTATGGATCAAGAGGAGGAGGACATGGAAGACGAGGACATGGACGAGGAAGACGATGAAGAAACGGAACAAGAGAGGAAGATGGCTTACAAGATAGAGTTTCAGAAGCAGAATACAGGCCCTTCGTCCAACGGCGGAGGCAACGGTGCACCTTCTTTCCTCGCCATGGTTCAGTGA
- the LOC103424425 gene encoding trihelix transcription factor GTL1-like isoform X2 yields the protein MQQPAAGGAGGSQTHYGGAGEMSAAEAAAAEQGQLVVEAASPISSRPPASAAVNLDELMTLSGAAAAAEDALADRGGGGGSTGNRWPRQETLALLKIRSDMDVAFRDATLKGPLWEDVSRKLAELGYRRNAKKCKEKFENVHKYYKRTKEGRAGRQDGKSYKFFSELEALHGTAATAAATTANVSASPAVHAASPNPVSVGLGSASNPMPISSFRMSHQQQPPSSTAIPIIPSSQPTATPTDFNFSSNSSSTSPGTDDDDDDDDAEGERSSRKRKRGSASTSTGISGGGSTRKMMDFFEVLMKQVMQKQESMQQRFLEVIEKREQDRTIREEAWKRQEMARLTREQELMSQERAISASRDAAIISFLQKITGQTIQLPPPVNVHAAPPPPVPPSVSVVTPLPQTTPQPTTQTYQTPQQQQPQPPQQMQQVRHVQQTQAVQPVMAVPEQQVPPTAQENIGSGGGGGSSEPASSSRWPKAEVLALIKLRSGLESRYQDAGPKGPLWEEISAGMGRMGYNRSCKRCKEKWENINKYFKKVKESNKKRPEDAKTCPYFHELDALYRKRVLGGGSTGGSSSSLGNRLEQQPQQPEQEQVVAGSENKNADDSTDVETNLRANLFGEGTEEAAKKKTL from the exons ATGCAGCAACCAGCAGCTGGAGGAGCTGGAGGGTCCCAAACCCATTACGGAGGAGCTGGAGAGATGAGTGCTGCTGAAGCTGCGGCGGCGGAGCAAGGCCAGCTGGTGGTGGAAGCGGCGTCCCCAATCAGCAGCAGGCCGCCAGCTTCCGCGGCGGTGAATTTGGACGAGCTCATGACTCTGTCCGGTGCGGCGGCTGCAGCAGAAGATGCTCTCGCGGATCGAGGTGGCGGTGGTGGGTCCACCGGGAACAGATGGCCGCGTCAGGAGACCCTGGCGCTTCTCAAAATCAGGTCCGATATGGATGTGGCCTTCCGTGACGCGACCCTCAAAGGCCCCTTGTGGGAAGATGTCTCCAG GAAACTGGCGGAATTGGGGTACCGAAGAAATGCCAAGAAATGCAAGGAGAAATTCGAAAACGTTCACAAATATTACAAGCGGACAAAAGAAGGCCGCGCGGGACGCCAAGACGGcaaaagctacaagtttttcagCGAGCTGGAGGCTCTACATGGCACCGCCGCCACCGCCGCAGCTACGACAGCCAACGTGTCAGCCTCTCCGGCAGTGCACGCCGCGTCTCCGAATCCGGTTTCTGTCGGGCTCGGATCTGCCAGTAACCCCATGCCCATCTCATCGTTCAGAATGTCACACCAACAACAACCACCTTCCTCCACTGCAATTCCAATAATACCCTCGTCCCAACCTACAGCCACTCCAACGGACTTTAACTTCTCCTCCAACAGCTCGTCGACTTCCCCGGGAACTGACGACGATGACGACGATGATGACGCGGAAGGAGAGCGCTCGAGTCGGAAGCGAAAAAGGGGGAGTGCTAGTACTAGTACCGGAATTAGTGGCGGCGGCAGTACCCGAAAAATGATGGACTTTTTCGAGGTTCTGATGAAGCAAGTGATGCAAAAGCAAGAGAGCATGCAGCAGAGGTTTCTAGAAGTGATAGAGAAGAGGGAGCAGGACAGGACTATCAGGGAGGAGGCGTGGAAACGTCAGGAGATGGCCCGTTTAACTCGCGAGCAGGAGCTCATGAGTCAAGAGCGGGCCATCTCTGCTTCAAGAGATGCCGCCATTATCTCTTTCCTGCAGAAAATTACTGGTCAGACTATTCAGTTGCCTCCGCCGGTCAATGTCCACGCCGCTCCCCCACCACCTGTGCCTCCGTCGGTGTCGGTTGTCACGCCTTTACCACAGACAACGCCACAGCCGACGACACAGACTTATCAAACACCGCAACAGCAACAACCTCAGCCACCGCAACAAATGCAACAAGTTCGTCATGTTCAGCAGACTCAAGCTGTTCAACCGGTGATGGCTGTACCGGAACAGCAGGTACCTCCGACAGCGCAGGAGAATATTGGTAGcggtggaggaggagggagCTCCGAGCCTGCATCATCTTCGAGATGGCCCAAGGCAGAAGTACTGGCGCTGATAAAGTTGAGGAGCGGGCTTGAGTCGAGGTACCAAGATGCAGGGCCGAAAGGCCCACTTTGGGAGGAAATCTCCGCCGGCATGGGGCGGATGGGGTACAATAGGAGTTGCAAGAGGTGCAAGGAGAAATGGGAGAACATCAACAAGTACTTCAAGAAGGTGAAGGAGAGCAACAAGAAGCGGCCCGAGGATGCGAAAACGTGTCCATATTTTCACGAACTAGATGCCCTTTACCGGAAAAGGGTGCTTGGCGGTGGGTCTACCGGCGGCAGCAGCAGCTCATTGGGAAATAGGCTAGAACAACAACCGCAACAACCTGAACAGGAGCAAGTAGTGGCCGGatcagaaaacaagaatgcagaTGATAGCACAGATGTGGAAACAAATTTGAGAGCTAACCTCTTTGGAGAGGGAACAGAAGAGGCTGCCAAGAAG AAGACATTGTGA